The Devosia sp. SD17-2 genome includes a region encoding these proteins:
- a CDS encoding HlyD family type I secretion periplasmic adaptor subunit — protein MSVAEKTKPRLVKPPKAKPEKVEKHVADNAVMDFQTDAIALEERKPPIAARLTLYLVATAICTGVAWASVSKIDEIVVAPGKLSTSQPMLVVQPLETSIIRDISVRPGDIVEKGQLLATLDPTFSSSDEGQLKSRLANLGAQVARLRAEVEGRDYAPNATASAEELMQGQLFLQRRLAYDARLSDYDAQIAQSQAVIDASRSQQEALDLRLAGIREIETMRSDLAQTGNGSRLALLESRDLGLDLQVSVSQIAGQLAQAIEQLNKSAAERRNFIEDYRRLTLEQLVELEDRHAEAREEFRKVELLATMSKLYAPADGAVLEVAERSIASVVQPAEPLITLVPINVPLDVEVMVASDDIGHLALGDLARIKFDAFPFPVHGTMEGTVTTISGSSFSPTNGTEQAKGPAFYKVGIKLGEEKLTDLPEDFVLLPGMTVSAEIHAGERTVISYFLHPLIRGLDEALREP, from the coding sequence ATGAGTGTCGCTGAAAAGACAAAGCCGCGGCTGGTCAAGCCGCCTAAGGCCAAGCCGGAAAAGGTGGAGAAGCACGTCGCCGACAATGCGGTGATGGATTTCCAGACTGACGCCATCGCACTCGAGGAGCGCAAGCCGCCGATCGCGGCGCGGCTGACGCTTTACCTCGTCGCGACGGCGATCTGCACAGGGGTGGCCTGGGCCAGCGTTTCCAAAATCGACGAGATCGTGGTGGCGCCTGGCAAGCTGTCGACCAGCCAGCCTATGCTGGTGGTGCAGCCGCTCGAAACCTCCATCATCCGGGATATTTCGGTTCGGCCGGGGGACATTGTCGAAAAAGGGCAGTTGCTGGCAACGCTCGACCCGACGTTCAGCTCGTCCGATGAGGGGCAGCTGAAGTCTCGGCTGGCCAATCTCGGTGCGCAGGTGGCGCGGCTGCGGGCGGAAGTCGAGGGACGGGACTATGCCCCGAATGCGACAGCCTCGGCCGAGGAGTTGATGCAGGGGCAGCTGTTCCTGCAGCGGCGTCTCGCCTATGACGCCCGTCTCTCCGACTACGACGCGCAGATTGCCCAGAGCCAGGCTGTCATCGACGCCTCGCGGTCCCAGCAGGAGGCGCTCGACCTGCGCCTTGCGGGAATAAGGGAGATCGAGACCATGCGGTCCGATCTCGCGCAGACCGGCAACGGCTCGCGTTTGGCGCTGCTGGAGAGCCGTGATCTCGGCCTCGACCTGCAGGTGTCGGTGAGCCAGATCGCCGGGCAACTTGCCCAGGCTATTGAGCAGCTGAACAAGAGTGCGGCCGAGCGGCGCAATTTCATCGAAGACTATCGACGTCTCACGCTGGAGCAGCTGGTTGAGCTTGAGGACCGGCATGCCGAGGCGCGCGAGGAATTCCGCAAGGTCGAGCTGCTCGCTACCATGTCGAAGCTTTATGCGCCGGCCGACGGTGCGGTGCTCGAGGTGGCTGAGCGTTCGATTGCTTCCGTCGTGCAGCCGGCCGAGCCGCTGATCACGCTGGTGCCGATCAATGTACCGCTTGATGTGGAAGTGATGGTGGCGAGCGATGACATCGGCCATCTGGCGCTGGGGGATCTGGCGCGGATCAAGTTCGACGCTTTTCCGTTCCCGGTGCATGGCACCATGGAAGGCACGGTGACGACAATCAGCGGTAGCTCGTTCTCGCCTACCAATGGCACCGAACAGGCCAAGGGCCCGGCTTTCTACAAGGTCGGGATCAAGCTGGGCGAGGAAAAGCTTACCGACCTGCCCGAGGATTTCGTGTTGCTGCCGGGGATGACCGTTTCGGCCGAGATTCATGCCGGGGAACGCACGGTGATCTCCTACTTCCTCCATCCGCTGATCCGCGGCCTCGACGAGGCGTTGCGGGAGCCCTGA
- a CDS encoding glycosyltransferase family A protein — translation MVETPRVSIILPHLNEPDLLTCLRSLDCQRADGIPFEILVVDNGSTVLPEGTVSLVPGARLLSQPIPGPGPARNLGAEEAKGDLLLFIDADCIAMPGWLSRIVNYFDEHPDVDVVGGDIRIQPAKASDLTAVEAYESVYSYRARNYVERYGFAATGNMAVRADVFRKVGPFGGIGTMEDTAWGQRATALGHRIAFVEGACVKTPSCRSFAELAKRWDRHVAHEFRSIDKSRLSTARWLAKSAVMALSPLGEIPTILRSNRLETGRERRLCFTCLAQVRLYRAQRMAGLVWRDNAASMVDLWNREKR, via the coding sequence ATGGTCGAAACGCCGCGTGTCAGCATCATTCTGCCGCATCTGAATGAACCGGACCTGCTGACCTGTTTGCGATCCCTTGATTGTCAACGCGCCGACGGCATTCCGTTCGAAATCCTGGTCGTCGACAACGGCTCGACCGTCCTTCCCGAGGGCACCGTTTCTCTGGTGCCGGGAGCGCGCCTGCTCAGCCAACCCATTCCCGGTCCCGGTCCCGCCCGCAATCTCGGAGCCGAAGAGGCAAAGGGCGATCTCCTGCTCTTCATCGACGCAGACTGCATCGCCATGCCCGGCTGGCTGTCGCGCATCGTCAACTATTTTGACGAGCACCCCGATGTGGACGTGGTCGGCGGCGACATCCGCATCCAGCCTGCCAAGGCCTCGGACCTCACCGCTGTCGAGGCCTATGAGAGTGTCTACAGCTATCGCGCCCGAAATTATGTGGAACGTTATGGGTTTGCGGCCACCGGCAACATGGCCGTGCGCGCCGATGTGTTCCGCAAGGTCGGCCCTTTCGGCGGCATCGGCACCATGGAGGACACCGCCTGGGGCCAGCGCGCTACCGCCTTGGGTCATCGCATCGCCTTCGTCGAGGGCGCCTGCGTGAAGACCCCCTCGTGTCGGTCATTCGCGGAACTGGCCAAACGCTGGGATCGCCACGTCGCCCACGAGTTCCGCTCGATCGACAAGTCGAGGCTCAGCACGGCGCGCTGGCTGGCCAAAAGCGCTGTCATGGCGCTTTCGCCTCTGGGCGAAATCCCGACGATTCTGCGGAGCAACCGGCTGGAGACCGGACGCGAACGCCGCCTGTGCTTCACCTGCCTGGCGCAGGTACGGCTCTACCGGGCCCAGCGCATGGCCGGGCTGGTCTGGCGGGATAATGCCGCTTCAATGGTTGACCTCTGGAACCGCGAAAAGCGTTAG